The genomic stretch CTTCTCGAATACGCTCAAAAATTAAGACATTGGCATCAACCGCCATACCGACTGTTAGTACGATACCGGCAATACCCGGCAAGGTCAGAGTGGCTTGTAATAAAGATAATACTGCAACGATAATAATTAGATTCAAGCCCAGCGCCAGATTAGCAATCATGCCAAATTTGCGATACCAAAATGCCATAAAGAATAAGACCGCTATAAAACCAATAATGACCGAGCTAAAACCTTTATCAATATTGTCCTGTCCCAAACTTGGACCAATCGTACGTTCTTCAATGATATAAACCGGCGCGGCCAATGCGCCCGCTCTGAGTAAGAGTGAAAGGTCATTCGCTTCCTGGACACTATCAAGTCCAGTGGTTTCAAAGCGATTAGAGAAGTGTCCACGAATAACCGCATTACTGATCACTTCCTCAGTGGTATGGCGCTTAACTTTCGCCTTACCATTTTCATCTCTAACAATATTGCCCTGCTTATCCAACATGGTTTCTTGTTTTGTTTCCAGATAAACGACCGCCATACGCTTGCCAACGCTTTCCTTGGTGAAAGCACCCATACGCTTACCACCATAGCCATCCAAAGAAACATTTACTTTCGCACCACCCGAATCCGGATCGATACCAGCTTGCGCATTGGTAACATGTTCACCCGTAACAATGACACGTTTTTTCAGTAATACCGGCACAGAAGGAATCACCCGACTGCCTTCATGACGTTCACGGGTATAGTAGATTTTTGAGCCCGCAGGCACACGACCATTTAAAGCTTGTTCTACCGTATGCTCTTCATCAACGGCACGGTATTCTAAGGTCGCAGTTGCGCCCAGAATATCCTTAGCACCCGCAGTATCCTGAATGCCCGGCAATTGAATGACAATACGATCATCACCCTGTTGTTGAATAATTGGCTCGACTAGGCCATGAAATTTTTCATCAATACGTTTTCTTAGCGTGGTGATATTTTGTTTCAGGGCAAACAGTTTTAATTCTTTCAGCTTCGCTTCGCTCAGACGACCTTGCAACATAAATGTGCTGCCACTTTCTTTTTCAGTGAAACTCAGGTCACGCATATCACGGCGCAGAATTTCATAGCCTTTTTCACGTAAGTCAGCGGATTTAAAACGAATGACAATATCATTCGCCACTCGCTTGCTACCTAAATAACGTACCTTAGCCTTACGCAAAATCGAGCGCGAGTCGCTCACATAAGTATTGACTGATTTGATGACGGCAGCTTCCATATCTACCTGCATCAGGAAGTAAACACCACCACGTAAATCCAATCCTAGATACATGGGTTCAGCGTTCATATCCAACAACCACTGGGGTGTGGCTGTCGCTAAATTGAGTGCTACTGCGTAATCATCACCCAGCTCTTTTTCTGCCACCTTTTTTGCTTTCTCCTGTTCGGCCTTATTGGCAAAACGGAATAACAAGCCGGTACTTAATAGCTTGGCATTGCGATATTGTATGCCCTCGCTTTCAAATTTCTTTGCCACACGGCTCAGGGTTTGACCATCAACTTCAACGCCTCGGGCTGAAGCAGCCACTTGTAAGGCAGGATCTTCACCATAAAGATTCGGTAAAGCGTAAAAAGCACTGGCCACAATCACCAGAAGGATTAACAGGTATTTCCAAATAGGGTAATGATTTAGCATATTGTTTTCTTTATTTGATCGATAATAATGTGCAACAAATCATTTGCTGCACATTTTGCAAAGCAGATTAATTAGTCTTTAATGCTCTTAATAGTGCCTTTAGGCTGAATAGCGCCTACAGCTGAACGTT from sulfur-oxidizing endosymbiont of Gigantopelta aegis encodes the following:
- the secD gene encoding protein translocase subunit SecD, yielding MLNHYPIWKYLLILLVIVASAFYALPNLYGEDPALQVAASARGVEVDGQTLSRVAKKFESEGIQYRNAKLLSTGLLFRFANKAEQEKAKKVAEKELGDDYAVALNLATATPQWLLDMNAEPMYLGLDLRGGVYFLMQVDMEAAVIKSVNTYVSDSRSILRKAKVRYLGSKRVANDIVIRFKSADLREKGYEILRRDMRDLSFTEKESGSTFMLQGRLSEAKLKELKLFALKQNITTLRKRIDEKFHGLVEPIIQQQGDDRIVIQLPGIQDTAGAKDILGATATLEYRAVDEEHTVEQALNGRVPAGSKIYYTRERHEGSRVIPSVPVLLKKRVIVTGEHVTNAQAGIDPDSGGAKVNVSLDGYGGKRMGAFTKESVGKRMAVVYLETKQETMLDKQGNIVRDENGKAKVKRHTTEEVISNAVIRGHFSNRFETTGLDSVQEANDLSLLLRAGALAAPVYIIEERTIGPSLGQDNIDKGFSSVIIGFIAVLFFMAFWYRKFGMIANLALGLNLIIIVAVLSLLQATLTLPGIAGIVLTVGMAVDANVLIFERIREELRNGNSPQNSIHSGYEKALMTIADANITTLIAAFVLFVVGTGPIKGFAVTLSIGIMTSMFTAIMVTRAVVNLSYGGKRIKDISI